In the genome of Meles meles chromosome 16, mMelMel3.1 paternal haplotype, whole genome shotgun sequence, one region contains:
- the SLC32A1 gene encoding vesicular inhibitory amino acid transporter, translating into MATLLRSKLSNVATSVSNKSQAKVSGMFARMGFQAATDEEAVGFAHCDDLDFEHRQGLQMDILKTEGEPCGDEGAEPPVEGDIHYQRGGGAPLPPSGSKDQNLGAGGEFGGHDKPKITAWEAGWNVTNAIQGMFVLGLPYAILHGGYLGLFLIIFAAVVCCYTGKILIACLYEENEDGEVVRVRDSYVAIANACCAPRFPTLGGRVVNVAQIIELVMTCILYVVVSGNLMYNSFPGLPVSQKSWSIIATAVLLPCAFLKNLKAVSKFSLLCTLAHFVINILVIAYCLSRARDWAWEKVKFYIDVKKFPISIGIIVFSYTSQIFLPSLEGNMQQPSEFHCMMNWTHIAACVLKGLFALVAYLTWADETKEVITDNLPGSIRAVVNIFLVAKALLSYPLPFFAAVEVLEKSLFQEGSRAFFPACYGGDGRLKSWGLTLRCALVVFTLLMAIYVPHFALLMGLTGSLTGAGLCFLLPSLFHLRLLWRKLLWHQVFFDVAIFVIGGICSVSGFVHSLEGLIEAYRTNAED; encoded by the exons ATGGCCACCCTTCTTCGCAGCAAGCTGTCCAACGTGGCCACATCCGTGTCCAACAAGTCCCAGGCCAAGGTGAGCGGCATGTTCGCCAGGATGGGTTTTCAAGCGGCCACCGACGAGGAAGCAGTGGGATTTGCTCACTGTGACGACCTCGACTTTGAGCACCGTCAGGGCCTGCAGATGGACATCCTGAAAACCGAGGGTGAGCCCTGCGGGGACGAGGGCGCAGAACCGCCCGTCGAGGGAGACATCCATTACCAGCGCGGCGGTGGCGCGCCCCTGCCGCCCTCCGGCTCCAAAGACCAGAATCTGGGGGCTGGTGGAGAATTCGGGGGCCACGACAAACCCAAGATCACCGCGTGGGAGGCGGGCTGGAACGTGACCAACGCTATCCAG GGCATGTTCGTGCTGGGCCTGCCCTACGCCATCCTGCACGGCGGCTACCTGGGGTTGTTCCTCATCATCTTCGCCGCCGTGGTGTGCTGCTACACCGGCAAGATCCTCATCGCCTGCCTGTACGAGGAGAACGAGGACGGCGAGGTGGTGCGGGTGCGGGACTCGTACGTAGCCATAGCCAACGCGTGCTGCGCCCCGCGCTTCCCCACGCTGGGGGGCCGCGTGGTGAACGTAGCGCAGATCATCGAGCTGGTGATGACTTGCATCCTGTACGTTGTGGTCAGCGGCAACCTCATGTACAACAGCTTCCCAGGGTTGCCCGTGTCGCAGAAGTCCTGGTCCATCATCGCCACCGCCGTGCTGCTGCCCTGCGCCTTCCTTAAGAACCTCAAGGCGGTGTCCAAGTTCAGCCTGCTGTGCACGTTGGCTCACTTCGTCATCAACATCCTGGTCATCGCCTACTGCCTCTCGCGGGCACGCGACTGGGCCTGGGAGAAGGTCAAATTCTACATCGATGTCAAGAAGTTTCCCATCTCCATCGGCATCATCGTGTTCAGCTACACGTCCCAGATCTTCCTGCCTTCGCTGGAGGGCAACATGCAGCAGCCCAGCGAGTTCCACTGCATGATGAACTGGACGCACATCGCCGCCTGCGTGCTCAAAGGCCTCTTCGCGCTGGTCGCCTACCTCACCTGGGCCGACGAGACCAAGGAAGTCATCACGGATAACCTGCCTGGCTCCATCCGTGCCGTGGTAAACATCTTCCTGGTGGCCAAAGCGCTGTTGTCCTACCCGCTGCCCTTCTTCGCTGCTGTCGAGGTGCTGGAGAAGTCGCTCTTCCAGGAAGGCAGCCGAGCCTTCTTCCCCGCCTGCTACGGCGGCGACGGGCGCCTCAAATCATGGGGGCTGACGCTGCGCTGTGCGCTCGTCGTCTTCACGCTGCTCATGGCCATCTACGTGCCGCACTTCGCGCTGCTCATGGGCCTCACCGGCAGTCTCACGGGCGCCGGGCTCTGCTTCCTGCTGCCCAGCCTCTTCCACCTGCGCCTGCTCTGGCGCAAGCTGCTGTGGCACCAAGTCTTCTTCGATGTCGCCATCTTCGTCATCGGTGGCATCTGCAGTGTGTCCGGCTTCGTGCACTCGCTGGAGGGCCTCATCGAGGCCTACCGAACCAACGCGGAGGACTAG